The Sebaldella sp. S0638 genomic sequence AAGGAAGTCGAAATTGATGAATAATAAAGAAAAAACTGCAAAAATTCTTTTTGATTTGAAGGCGGTAAAAATAAACGTAAAGGAACCATTTACATTTTCTTCGGGAATAAAAAGTCCTATTTATTGTGATAACAGGGTAATATTAGGATATCCTGAGGCAAGAGACGGGATAGTACAAGGATTTCTTAGTATTATAGATGCAGAAAATACTGATGTAATAGCCGGTGTAGCAACTGCGGGAATATCATGGGCAGCTTTTATAGCGGAAAAACTCGGGAAACCAATGGCTTATGTAAGAAGCAAACCGAAAGGGCACGGCGTGGGACGACAGATAGAGGGAGCTGAGATTGCCGGGAAAAGAGTAGCAATAATAGAAGACCTTATATCTACCGGCGGAAGCAGTATTAATGCAGCAGAAGTGTTGAGAAAGTCAGGTGCTGAAAGTGTAGAGGTAAAGGCTATTTTTTCATATAATTTCAAAAGTGCTTATGAGAATTTTGATAAGATTAACTGTAAATGGGATACAATATCGAATTTTGATATTTTGATAGAGCTGTTAAAAAATGAAAAATACCTTAGTGAAGGAGAAGCAGAAACTGCTTTGGAATGGAACAAGAATCCTGAGAGCTGGGGAAAATAAATCAGATTAATTTCTCACAGAAATATTAATAATTTTAATTGTTTTGAAAAATATGATAATCAAAAAAATAAAATTAAATATTCATACTTGAAATAAATTGATAATTATTAGTATAATTGAAATAAAAAGGAGAGCATGAATGAAGAAATTATTATTATTTTTATTTATCAGCATAATGTCATTAAGCGATTACTATGGAGCAATAGCCATAAACAGAGATACAGGTGCAACAGGATACAGCTATGATTATTCCAGCCAGTCTTCCGCAGAAAGAGCAGCACTAAATTACTGCGGTCAAAATTGTGAAGTAGCTATATGGTATAAAAATACATGTGCGGCAGTGGCGTATTCTTATCAGAACGGGACTTACGGATGGGCGTGGGGTTCTGATGCACGAAGCAATGAAAGAAAAGCTCTTGCCAATTGTACGGGAAATGATTGTCAGGTAGTATCAAGCGTATGCACTACAAGATATTATTAAGAAAATACAGGGAAAATTTTAGAGCAGGACTATATTTATAGTCTTGTTTTTTTGTGAAAATAGGATATTTTGATTTTATATTTATATAATTTATTACTTTGAAATTTGTTTTTAAATTTTAAAGGTGTATTTTTATATAGATAATATAGATTATAATATCAAAATAAAAGAATATGATTATTGAGTGGTAAGACAATTTTCGAAAAAATTGATTATTTTAATATAAAGAACGTAAATTTAATTTTTATTGGATTTAAGGATTTTAAGCCATATAATAAAGAATAAGGATAAACTTTTAAAATAAAACATTTCGTAATTAAAATAAAAAAACTTGACAAACTGAAAAATATGTAATACAATTAGGAGCGAAAATTTAATAGAAATTTAGCAAAAAAATACTAAGAAAATGGAAGGATTAAGAAGTATGAAAGATAAGAAGATGTTATTTTTCTTAGCATTGAATGCAGCATCAACGTTGTTTGCTGATACAAATAAAATGGAGACGGCAAAAAACGGCAGATTATACCAAAATATGTTAAAGAATATTAATGTGAATAAATCAAATGAAAAAAATTACAAACTCATAGAACGAATACTCGAACAAAAAAATAAAGAATTAAAAAATTTATACTCACAGGGAGACTACATTGTCAAACCGGAATATCTGGAATGGCAGATATTCTTCAGCGGGTTTTATAACGAAAAACAGCGCGGCGATAATACAATGGAAAATGCCCTTTATTATTCTAATCCTAAAACATCCGGAGACAGTAATAAAATAAACAGGGAAATATATGAAAGTATTATAAAAAGCGGAATAAGTGATGATATTTTATATTCCATATTAAATGGAAACAAAGAACTTTATTCAGGATTGACTGCTGATCAGAAAATTCTGGTTGATAAATTATTCTCAGGAGATCAATATGCGACAGAGGGAGACTTTAAGCCGTATCATAGAGATAATGACTATAAAGTAGTTGATCTGGGTCTTAGCATTGATGTAAAAGGAGTAGACAGAGAAGTATCTGACATAAAAGTTTCGGATATTAACATACCGAATATTCAATCTAATATAGTTGAGGTGTTCGCACCTGATGAATTAGATATACCAGTATTGGACATAGTATCATTTAATCCTAGTATACCTAATATCACCACTATAAACTTTAATCCGATACCAATTCTTAACCTAAATGGAACAGGCGGAGGAAATGGCGGAGTAACAGGATTTTTTCCGGCTGGAGATACAAATGGAGGAAATTCTATAATATCACAGATGGATTTAACAAGCGGTACAATAAATGTCAGAACACAGAGCAATGATGACTGGTCTCCTAATAATCCGGGATTTTATGAATATACGCTGGATAATGTAGTAGGAGCACCTTCAGCAGGATTAAAGTATGATATGAGACAGATTTATGATCCTATAACAGGAATGTGGGATGAGGAACTTGCGGTATTGCCGACAGGAATATATACTGATTCAATTCTTAACTATAAAGATATTTATGGAATGCAGGTACAGGGAGTATTTAAAGTAGTAGATAACCCAATAACAAGATTTGGAGTCGCAGGGGGAAATCCTGAAGATCTGAGAGTAACATTAGAGGGTGACGTAGTTGATGCAGATTATCTGGTACAAATTCTGCACTATGATGAACACTATATGGGATATGATCCTGAAACAGGAGAAATGTTAAGATATACACTGACAGATATGGAAAATAACGGCTGGATAACAGCAGGAGAGAAGCAGGAACTGGCTGATAAGTTTTTAGATACCTCATTAGGACATACTGTGGATAACAGATGGTTTCAATATGTAGAGAATAACGGAACATGGGAACTGAAAGGTTCAAATGTAGTAGCGGTAAATCTACAGGCACACGGGGCATATGAACCTGCAAACAGCTATTTTACTAACAGAGGAACAATAGTAGGATTGAATGAAGCAAGTACGGTTAATAATCTGCTTGGAAAACAGGTAGCCTTTATGTTTACTGAAGGGGATGCTTACAATAAACAGGAAGGTTTTGATAATACAGGTAAAGTGGAAATGAGAGCACCGGAAAGCGTAATTTTTCTCATGACTAATAATGCATCTTCAGGTTATTTTATGGAAGAACTCGGCAGTGACGGCGAACATTCTGAATATAAAGGTGACGGAAAGCATGTCATGATGAATAACGGTGATATGAAACTTTACGGTAACAGCAGTGTAGGATTCTATACAAATAATGCCGTATATAGTTATTATAGTTACGGTATAGACTATAACGAAGATGGAAGCTGGAAATGGTATGAATCAGGAAACGGATTATTTAATTCAGAACTGCAGCTTTACAAACCTATAACAGTACTTGGAGATCAGAGTATAGGGCTTGATTTAGAAAGAAACATTAACTTTGAAAATTCAAAACTAAAAGTAGATGTAGGAACAGAAGATCCGAGACAGGCTGTTGCTAATTCAGCGGGTTATAATGGTTTGGAAAACAGCGGTAATATCTCCGGAGGGGACAGCAGTTATACGGAAAATTCTGTAGGTGCATATATTAATCTGACACATGAGAAGAATAACAGTACATATAGTATAAATGACTGCAGAAGCGGAACATGTATATATGTTACTGAAAATAAAGCCAGACCTGTAGTAATGAATGATTATTACTTTAATGTAGGAGAATATTCAAGAGGCGGAGCTGCTGTAAGAGTAGAAGAACATGCAGATGTAACACTTGGTTCTTCACAGGATAGTACAAAGTCAAATACGATAAATCTTCTTGCAGGCGGAGAAAATAATGCCGGGATATATATTTCAGGTGCAGAAGCAGTGGTAAAAACTAACGGACTGATATTAAATATAGACGGAAAAGCACAGGTAGGATCACAGGTAGAAAATGACGGAGAATTTTTTCATAATAACGGTGTAATAAATGTAAATGGTGTTAATAATACAGGAGTGGCTGTAAGAAGCAGCGGAACCGGGGAATTAAATAACAACGCTGTTATAAATGTCGGAATGAGTAATCTTGGTGTATATAATGAAGGTACATTTAATATGAACGGCGGAAGCATAGTATCAAACGGACTTGCTTCTGTGGGGATATACAGTGAAGCAGGAAATACAGATACAAATCTGAAAGGCGGGAGTATAAGGGCTGAAAACGGAGGAATAGGCCTGTATGCCGGGAACAGTTCTGTAATTAATCTTCACGAAGGAGTGAGTCTAAGTTCGGGAAATAAAGGATTGTTATTTTATAACTATGATAATTCCACAGTTTCAGGAAAGTATGATATTACAGGAACTGTAGATGCCTCTGTAGAAAATGGAGGAAGTGCATTCTATGTAAAAGAAGGTTCTTCAATAACAGATTATCTGAATAATTCATTTACTGGAAGCGGAAAACTCGAATTGACAATGGGTTCAGGATCAAAACTGTATATTCTGGAAGGAACAGGGACAACATTAAGTCTTAGTTCACTTGACGGAATGGTAAATCCGGGTTCTTCACTTACAAGTAATGTGGTAATAAGTTCTGCAAGTGCAAGTGACTATATACCGCTGTCGATGAATAAAGGAGCTTTGATTCTGGATAGAAATATAAATCTGGACAGTAATAATGAATTATATAAAAGATCAGAATTTTCATCAGTAAAAGTAGATCTGACAAGCGGGAATTCAATAACAGGTTCACAGGCAGGGCAGATCGGTATAGCTCAAAGAAACTATGAGAATTCTTCAGGGCAGGATGCAGTAAAAATAACTAATGACGGAGCTATAATTCTTACTGGAAATAATGCTACAGGAATAGCATCTGACTATGGTCATGTGATAAATAACAGTACCGTTAAAACAACAGGAGATAAATCAGTAGCCATATATTCTACAAACGGGACAACAACAGAGAATAACGGAGAAATCATAATAGGCGGAAACAGCAGTGCAGGAATTTACGGTGCGAACTATCTGGATGGAATAAATTCATCAGCTGTGCTGAAATATGGTAATGACAAAATAGATATTTCAAATAACAACAGAATAGTATCTGAAGGAAACGGGAAAGTATACGGAATTTATGCAGACAATAAATATATGTCAAGAAATGATTCTGTTATCACACTGGGCAGCGGTTCTGACATAAATCTGTCGTCTTCAAACGGCGGAGTGGGGATTTACAGTAATAACTCCGTGTTAACAGGAGAAGGAAGTCTGTCTGTAGGAAACAGCGGAGTAGGGATTTATGCTAAAGACAGTGATGTAAATCTGAATAATTTCATGCTGAATCTTAACGGAGATAAAGCGCTTGGATTTTATCTGGACGGCAATACTAATTTTGCAGGAAACGGAAATATAAATATAAATGGTAAAGATATTCTGGTATTTAATATAAATTCAAACGGAACATTTACAAATGATTTTGTTATAAATTCAGCATCAGGTTCGTCGTATACACTCGGGAATGTAATCAATAATACATTTAGATATACAGGAAATGCCAGCCTTGCAGGAAACGGAAGTTTTATA encodes the following:
- the pyrE gene encoding orotate phosphoribosyltransferase, which translates into the protein MNNKEKTAKILFDLKAVKINVKEPFTFSSGIKSPIYCDNRVILGYPEARDGIVQGFLSIIDAENTDVIAGVATAGISWAAFIAEKLGKPMAYVRSKPKGHGVGRQIEGAEIAGKRVAIIEDLISTGGSSINAAEVLRKSGAESVEVKAIFSYNFKSAYENFDKINCKWDTISNFDILIELLKNEKYLSEGEAETALEWNKNPESWGK
- a CDS encoding DUF4189 domain-containing protein, which produces MKKLLLFLFISIMSLSDYYGAIAINRDTGATGYSYDYSSQSSAERAALNYCGQNCEVAIWYKNTCAAVAYSYQNGTYGWAWGSDARSNERKALANCTGNDCQVVSSVCTTRYY
- a CDS encoding autotransporter domain-containing protein, which codes for MKDKKMLFFLALNAASTLFADTNKMETAKNGRLYQNMLKNINVNKSNEKNYKLIERILEQKNKELKNLYSQGDYIVKPEYLEWQIFFSGFYNEKQRGDNTMENALYYSNPKTSGDSNKINREIYESIIKSGISDDILYSILNGNKELYSGLTADQKILVDKLFSGDQYATEGDFKPYHRDNDYKVVDLGLSIDVKGVDREVSDIKVSDINIPNIQSNIVEVFAPDELDIPVLDIVSFNPSIPNITTINFNPIPILNLNGTGGGNGGVTGFFPAGDTNGGNSIISQMDLTSGTINVRTQSNDDWSPNNPGFYEYTLDNVVGAPSAGLKYDMRQIYDPITGMWDEELAVLPTGIYTDSILNYKDIYGMQVQGVFKVVDNPITRFGVAGGNPEDLRVTLEGDVVDADYLVQILHYDEHYMGYDPETGEMLRYTLTDMENNGWITAGEKQELADKFLDTSLGHTVDNRWFQYVENNGTWELKGSNVVAVNLQAHGAYEPANSYFTNRGTIVGLNEASTVNNLLGKQVAFMFTEGDAYNKQEGFDNTGKVEMRAPESVIFLMTNNASSGYFMEELGSDGEHSEYKGDGKHVMMNNGDMKLYGNSSVGFYTNNAVYSYYSYGIDYNEDGSWKWYESGNGLFNSELQLYKPITVLGDQSIGLDLERNINFENSKLKVDVGTEDPRQAVANSAGYNGLENSGNISGGDSSYTENSVGAYINLTHEKNNSTYSINDCRSGTCIYVTENKARPVVMNDYYFNVGEYSRGGAAVRVEEHADVTLGSSQDSTKSNTINLLAGGENNAGIYISGAEAVVKTNGLILNIDGKAQVGSQVENDGEFFHNNGVINVNGVNNTGVAVRSSGTGELNNNAVINVGMSNLGVYNEGTFNMNGGSIVSNGLASVGIYSEAGNTDTNLKGGSIRAENGGIGLYAGNSSVINLHEGVSLSSGNKGLLFYNYDNSTVSGKYDITGTVDASVENGGSAFYVKEGSSITDYLNNSFTGSGKLELTMGSGSKLYILEGTGTTLSLSSLDGMVNPGSSLTSNVVISSASASDYIPLSMNKGALILDRNINLDSNNELYKRSEFSSVKVDLTSGNSITGSQAGQIGIAQRNYENSSGQDAVKITNDGAIILTGNNATGIASDYGHVINNSTVKTTGDKSVAIYSTNGTTTENNGEIIIGGNSSAGIYGANYLDGINSSAVLKYGNDKIDISNNNRIVSEGNGKVYGIYADNKYMSRNDSVITLGSGSDINLSSSNGGVGIYSNNSVLTGEGSLSVGNSGVGIYAKDSDVNLNNFMLNLNGDKALGFYLDGNTNFAGNGNININGKDILVFNINSNGTFTNDFVINSASGSSYTLGNVINNTFRYTGNASLAGNGSFIYGKNSAVLLDAGSVISASEDNVVGISMEGQYNGSLPSGFTSGVDGENKGNITLAGNNSAGIYAKDSSRVKNSGNISVGNSSVGISTKGAGSTAVNSGTVSIGELSTGIYGSESNLAENTADGKILSNAAETAGIYMDGSTAAQVINNGLIELNGDKSRGIYVKGNGAKTVTNTGTVKIGNSSDINNPGIGIYSAGSGNTVINSGNILTGANSVGIYAEGGMINQSGIISTGDSGTGIYADGANIVLNSGSEINTGNNKAVGVYALNGTNIVNNGKLTAGENSYGYVLKSGSGIENNFEVTLKNNSVFVYGDSAGNIKNNAGIIMNGSDITGFYAVNGGNIENNGNINGVAGTANIGIYSQNGTVRNTGEIILGDSVINDFMDTKKNRYTVGIFGENSNVYNSGNVKVGYYGIGVYGSGGHVENHGNITSDAEGAIGLFIEKGTLENFGDITLNGENSIGIYANKLSTVTNHGIITMNGESSQGVYLNIGSVLENNGVININAGKSQGILIKGGGDLVNNTGGIINLGAGAGGSETVSYGSTSDYLIPSIINGGIINVSENFELNGIDIVVL